GGCACATTTTTAATCAATGTGGCCCACTGTGAAGGCCGCATGAGAAATGCTAATTAGTACAAATTCGTTTGTCACAATTTGACAGAGAGCgggactcttttttttttgccagtaATCAAATAAGAAAGTTCGACAGGGTGTGGGGGTGGGTGGTGTTCTCTAAGGGTGAGGGGCACTCTGCCGCTGTCTCTGCCTCTGCCGACGTCAACGGCGACGCAGCAAACAAACACTTGTTTGCACAGGAGAACGGGAGAGCATTAAGGAAAATAACTCTCTTTCCCAGAGAGCGAAAAAAAGATATGGAAAAACTGAGAGAGAGCAGGCGCACAGTCAGCGTTGAATGTTTTAcacagaacaaaaaatatattttcttaatttaaaatattttttttcaaattagaCTATACCACGGATAATAACtacagtttaatttaaataatttacttcAGTTTTTAGGTAAAGAATATGTATACCTTTGTACTTTATAAACTcaatttctttcagtgcattTGCGTATGTTTGCGTGCGAATTTACAACTAGGAAGCAATTCCGTTTGTTTACAATGTTTGTGCGTGGGCGGGGATAGcgaagagagaaagagagcggCGGAATAATGTCCCTGACTACCAGAAATTAAGTTGTGTTGTTTCTTGACCCCTCGCCCCACAACCCCCCTGCCAGCTGAGACGTTGACGTCGGCAGCGCCGCAACTGAAGGTTATCCATTTCGCATTTCTCAGTCGCTTTTGCTCCTGgtttatcatcatcatcgctaTATTTTAGGATTTTGTTGCACTTTTGGGGTATTTTGGGTTGGGGATGTATcaaagcatttattttttaatgaaataataactttACATACTTAGTTTAATGTTTACAGAAATTTGTCTTAAAACATCTTAtagatatttaatattatacaaaaaatttgtttgcttatgtttgtattttatttgtctTCGAAAAACAAGTTTAACCTTTTCCTTTATCTCAAGTTTAGGGTATATGTATCTCGATCGAATTATGTATCTGGACTTTGAATTAATTCTGACTTGTTTTTTGGGCTGtcttttattgttattgttgttggtggACTTCGGCTGTGGAATTGTGTAAACAGCGGCGACTGCGAAGTCgacagagcaacaacaacagcaaaggcAACGCAAGGCATAAGAGTaaacaaaagtatttttttttttcttcttctgtttttcGCATTTTGCAGAGACAATGCAAGAAAGTTGGGTTGAGAAAAATTGCAAAGAAGGGGGTGGGGGGTGgctgggaagaagaagaagaagttcCGGGGGGATGAAGAGGGTGTGTACAAGAAGGGAAACGGACAGAAAGACAGAAAGCAAAGTTAATGAAGATGAGCCTGATGagttttgttgctcttgttgttttgttttcggcCGCCTTTTGTTGTTGAGCTTCCACtgcaaaaaatatgcaaagcagcaacaacaataactaaAACAACAgtaaaacaacagcaacagaaaaagGCAACAAGAAATATGtgcacacatacatacatatgtacattcaATTACACTTGGGGTCAAAACTGAAGCACCATgtgcaaaaagttgattttattaaataaattaatttaaaaaatattttttcaatgaaagatataaataaggtttttgggtgtttttaataatttgtatgatttttttacacgtgaccaaaacatattataacattaaaaaaaattgttgtaaataataataataacatgagtatttttttatgtttcctTTCGGTATGAGTTTAGAAACCTATTTTTTTGACCCCAACTGTTTGCACATAAATACGTTTGCATGCAAGGCAGCGAAATACGCAAATAGAAGCAATGAACTTAATTAGTTGTTGTTACTTTTGTCTATCCCTGTCTTTGTCAGGAAGAGTGTCCACTGTACAGGTGTTAAACAATCAAATCTTTCGTAAGAATAATTTCATTaaggaaataattaaatatttaaattcagaCAAGCCAGATAGGCTTACTTTGTAGCGGAATATCCTTGGTCATTTACTATTATAGGAAATAAACACTAGACGTAGAACTTTCACCAGAAAACCCGGAACACATTTCAATAgtaaacgcgaattctttagctgAATTTTGTTGAAATAGTCTTCTCTTCCAATAaaggtaaatattaaaaaaaaaactaatattgaaaaaaaaatacatttttttttatcagtttttTTACTTAAGGTGAATTaaagaacatattataaaactctgcAAATACCCGGGATGAGGCCTTAAAGTAATATCTTGCCTTGTTTTGATTTCTATTGCCACCCGCTGGAAAACAAATCGCAAACCTTGGCAAAACTTCAAGCGgaagtaaacaaatttttctttagtttttcATCGCCCTTTGGCTTTctgtttttcccattttctttaGTACACTTGATAAGGTTGCCCTTCTCGGTATGCAACACTTAATTGCAGATCGCTAACTAACTGAAACACAACTGTACTTCATCTGAATATAATTatgataaaaatgtttattcggCCAGTGCTGCTACCAAAAATGTTGTGCGGGTgtggtattttcttttggtagtttttatattttcggtTGAAATGTTTTCGCCGTGTTGACATTGTTTTGCTCAACGGAAAAAATACGCTTGTCGCATTTATTTACTAACCCAGAGCCAGCTGGTTGTTGTTGCAATTGTTTACTCTTGTTCTTCTGCTTATTTCtgtgttgtattttttgttattcggctagcaacaataacaagaagCAGCGGcagaaataacaacaataacagaGCCACAGAGCTCCCGCTGCAATTCGAAAcactaaaaagaaaatgttataaaactTGAGTTCGGGCACAATTCCTCCGTAGATGaatataaattctaaaaaatttacttttaattattttaaatttatacattttagatAAAACGCTTTTAGCTCCCTTTTTTAACaatgtttaataataaataatattttacaccAAATGTAAtgtttttctattaaattgtattattttagggCTTACacgaatatttcaaattattttaaaatattttacaaaattttctgTCATCCGATATTCTTAATTTTCTGTGCATTCgcttcgttttggttttggtctcTCCACTTTCGTTGATTTTTCGTGTGCATTCagcaaaatttgttttctgcagctcctgttgtttttgttcttgttgctgGCTCTATttggttgttttgttttgctacgttgttttttatgtgcaagttgtttcttttttttctgcgcTTTTACTGCTgtaaattttcaaaagtacagctgttaacaataacaatgacATATAAACACTCCCGCAGGGGCAACAAAAAATGCCAACGCAGCTATGCcaaaaagcaaaaccaaaatgaaaagatatattaaaaaaaagaagggaaatACCGAAAAAGTAAAGCAGAAATTAAACAACAAACgaatgcaaaaaaattaattaattaagcatttttttgttggtgtTGACCAACCAACGTTGGCAACACGTGAGTTTtttgtgggtggttgggtgtaGAAATGTATCTGTCTGCTTATGTTGTAGCCTTAGTTCTTGGCTTCGgtcgttgttttattttttaatttttttattttggtggtTGTTGCATAGTTGTCATAGTTGTTGCTCATCTGGAATATGTCGAATATTTCAGTGCACTTTTTCATGGCTGTCGACGCGCTAAAATGCCTTGAAATGTAATTGAAAAGGGAGGAAAACAACGCTAAACCTGGCGATATATGAAAGTAAGTCTTCCAAGAAAAGTACTGTTCTCTACTTAGTAATTGGGGAATTCCATTAAACAAATGGTTTGGTTTATAAGCAGGAATTTCTGTTTGTCACAAATGGAATAcatttaattacttaataaatttaataacttttagtTTGGAAAGTTATTTACTGGTACtaaattttaatagttttattttgaaacgTTTTATATGGAATCcgaaaattttgaaacatATAAAACCCATATAGTTCCATAAAATGTCaacgaattaaaattaaaaatttaaaaaataaattttaataaataaataaataaagcaattgcaattattacttttaaattggAAAGGTTTCCAaggaattaaaacaattcgtttttattttacaattaaaataattgtatacTTTTCGTTATCGTTATGTAGACACCGATAAATGAGGAGTGCAAATGCTTACGAGACTCCAGTGGAAAAGCAAGTTGCGctaggaaaaacaaaaaagaggagGTGGGCAAATAATCCTTGGGGGCGATGTGGGGTTAAAAGCAAACGAAGTCAGCAGGGCCAACGACAACGAgggaataaaacaaaaacgaggCAACAACTGAatgaaatacaataaaattttaaaacaaacaaatgcaaacACATAGACAGAGgggcaaacacacaaacacaacaAGGAGCCAATGCGAATGCGACTAATGAGCactgaaacaacaacaaagaagCTCAACAacgtgaagaagaagaagaagagtggGCAGCGGATTGAGGGGGTGAATTTGACAATCAAATACCGTAGTCGTCCACCAACCCCTCTCCCATTGCCACCCCctgaaataaacaaatagcACTAAAACCAAGTAAGAAACGATATAATCgtatttttcgaatttccaaTACCTCGCTATCGAATTGATCTAGTCTTAccaagaaaattaaaagaaaataaaaatatattagtgAAATATAAGTTATAtcaaatttttcacaaaaaagttATCAATCAATTTGATTTTCAATTGGTTCGTaagtcattttaaatttttacttaTGTGTTAAAaagattgatttatttttaaaaggctCGTAGAacatgtaaatattttcatgaaaattaaaagaaaaacccgAAACCAGACCTAAAACCATTCTAGCTCGAACATTTataataggggagtgtagggtaaggtgacgaacgattcgttttttgaatgtaacttttgtaaaaatcaatatttttcaaaagtgtaaacgcagaaagttgcttacatctactgagcatatccctgtaaaattcgaaattccaatgcagctaaatcccacagcgtttgtcgtgaaccctactttttttgcactttcaaaagttgtagggtaatgtgacgaacgatttgttctttaatgtaacttctccaaaaatcaatattttttaaaagtgtaaaagcagaaagttgcttacatttactgagcatatttctaaaaaaatttggattcgaaatttcaacgtagccaaatcccacagcgtttggtgtaaaccatcctttttacaaacaaaaaaatacatttttttatatattatttacggaaaggttattttcgatacggaaaagaaaaaagtaataagataatacccaaacttaaaaaaaaaaatggtcaaagtgcaaatttttttttaaattaaattaaattgacgtcactattaaaaacaacaataaaactgcagcagtaagtgttatctggtattattatattttttttacaaataatcaacgataacagttaaaattcttgaataaaaaaagttcgtcacaataccctacaaaaagttcgtcacgataccctacaaggtagacttggagcaaaaacggtgtcactctcaaacggctcaaaagaaaaaaacgcgaagtaccaaaaactgttgataaagatctcatgtatacgtgcatatatttgcctgatttaattttccactcatctttgctctggcactgctgaaacacaagtaaattgaataggtatgctagtttgcgcactacatttttagcgaaaattacctcacgaacaaattacgggacttcttattaatattactgtaaatacattgtcgacacgataaggggagacgactacatttatttggaatttttgtcgtgacgtcatatatgagattcgacgagttcgtcacattaccctactcgtcaaattaccctacactcccctacggATAAACTTAATTAATCATGAAGTATCTTTTCAAGTATCAAGAAGTATCTTCTTAGAATTCTAACTAATATTAAACCGGAAGGACTTATGTATAggtactttttaaattttcaatcttatttatatttttttttaaataattagaaCGGAGAAGAAAATAATTGTTCAAGATTTTTGAAGTTGCATGgccataatataataataattagggcaaaaatattatttcatcaaaaggtatttttaaagccAATCATGCCCAGAGATTATCCCAAGCTAATGggcaacaaaacaacaacagcaacgacAAGGACAAGAAACAGTTTGTGTTGTATAGTAAAATGCTTATTTACGCATACAATTGCACGTGAGCGGTCGACAGTTGAGTGCGAGTGAGACAGCAACAGCCCCCCAGGGGGTGGGGTGTTTGGCTGGGCGGACCAAGAAGAGGAGAAGGGGGCGGTGGGTTAAAATAGGAAGTTTTGTTTGCAGTGCGCACAGCAACGGAGAGACAAACACAACTGTAACTGTaattgtgtgtttgtttgctcGAAACTTCCCCCCACTTCGGTGAACCACCCACCAACCATCACCCCCACCTTCCCTCCCATTACCACCCCAACCACCCACAGCTGTCTGGCTTCTGTTTCCCTCATTCTTTTggccaaataaaaagtttgttGAGAACATTTGCAAATGTTTGTTTTAGAAAACGGAAAATGCTTCGTTTGTTTctcatcattatcatcatgGAAAttaacatcatcatcatcatgatgttttgtatttgtctttgtttttgtttattttttttttgtagggtTCTCTCGGCTTCCTTCGTTTACTATGCCCTTACTTGTTCTCGTTTTTCTGCTTCCACTTTCTCTTTCGCTTTGTGGGTTAGTATCCTTTgagataattaaattttaataattaaaaaactatatagttttaatattacttttaATCCCACaaagaagaattttttttgataacgATTTAAGGTCTGCcagtttttaaattacctaaaatatttattcacctTTAGAGTTCTTTCTGAtttattttctcatttttaaaGGAGTCTTAGTGATATTTCAAGCATTtagtaatttgtaaaataaattaggacttactttaatattatagattccctttattttataaagctTCAAGCTGATaataaactttgaaatttttttttttaattgcacaatagtttatttaatattattctaaTTGTAAAGGGTATTCGACGATTTACAACATCCATTAATTATTTGGCTCCACTTGTTTGGTTTAGCTCCTTGTTTGCCTCATCGTCATCGTATATTCGTATTCGTCGTCTGCTACTTTTGCgtagttttgtttattttatttgttttgctttgttttatttttgtttgatttacgTTTGGTCGTACCATTTACACTGAAGAAAATGGAGGTATtacataaatgtttttatacttaaaaaaaaggtagttttaagctaaaataaaatattattattaaatcaaatatggcaaaataaatacactttttacaCAAAAATGATTGTAATTGCGTTTTTTCACATGGTATAGTCATTTTCAATGCtacttttttttgagtgttttGAGAGCTTTTCCCTTACTTAGAACCTGAGTCACCCCAAACCATCGACTGCCCCGCCCACTTTCCAAAAACGCCCACCTCAAATTGTTGGCCTGTCGccgtgttttgtttttcttgtgctgcttcttttattattcggCTGATGGGGGAAAAGTGGCGAGTTTTTCTTCtcctatttaattttgttttatttttttcgccctgttttgttgtattttgtgTAGGTGTATTGACTTAAAGTTTGTTATACTTCTTTGCCTTTTGTCTTTCAGTTCCAGGTTCAATTTCTGCTTCTTATTTACGCTTCTCCTGCTTTTCCATCGTCCTGgacatgttgttgttgttggctttgTTGGCTGAAGGAAACGCCTTCGAAACATTTCAGTGTTTGTCCTTCgaatggttttggtttgggGTATTTCACCAAGTTTGTTCTGGGGCGGTTTCCattctaatattattttattgtttttttttcgacaaCTTTTGTCCCTTACATTCTTTGACCatctatgtatatatttaaaaacacagaatgttgagtttttgtgtttttaaaactaaaactttaaaaattgaaaaatccaACACTTTGTAATACCTGATAAGCATTTTCCTTCAAATAGATTTCATCGTCAGATCCGAAAATATTATCACATTCGGATATGTGTTTTCAAAATCTTAAGTAtctgaaaaataaaccaaGTAAATTCTAAGTACAAACAGATATTGTGAAATGAACAAACAGACCAAAGAATGGTCTCGAGCTCGGCTTTGTAAGCCTAAGGATAATCTTACCACCGAGGCGGGAAAACGAGAACGCTTTGTGCCATCCTGCGAACTAGAGGTAATTAtacagaaaaatttcaaatgcaGTGCAATATTAAGGAACAAgctaaatttttttcactttaaaagaaagattttatttctagtaattaattattaaagtcTTAGACACTACAAAATAAGGATACAATTTTCTTGCGAGGGCCCATTTAAGTAGGCAATAAATTTACCTTTTATGACCTTAGGACCCAATGTCTTTCATATAcctaatttttgtatttattttacagtACACTCCTGTATCGATGGCTTGCCTAATGGGCTGGGAATACGCCCGGATTTGGCTGCGCGATCGCGACAAATTTGTCCAGCAACGTGAACGCGCTGTCAAAGCGAAATATATCAAGAACGACTTCGAGTGGTGGCTAAAACTGCGCAAAACATCCAAAAAGTTCTGCAAGGTTGGGGCATgataccgaaaaaaaaaaatacagcaaTGAAATGTAACGCAATCACTCTTTAAAAGAAatgattaatataaaaataaaaatatttgcaaaccCTTTAAATTACGGTCTTAAATTATCCAAATCTTcgtatttttaatgatttgtgAGAAAGTATTATTTAACTTATGAATGAAGCTCtactaaattttggaaaataattttaatgaataaatcattattatgcatttttttcagaaaaaactTCGGAACTGAACTTGGGACTCTTAAACCTTCGCGACCTTTTTATTTTAGCCTGGACATAAACCGCATTGGGTTGACTTCAAGCTTTTTAGAAGCTCATGTAAAATAGTGTACTTGTATCTGTTACTCTTCTAATTTTGAAATGCCGCCTGTTTGTAAATCTCATATAtgttatcttaaaaatataatcataCATTTAGTACAACTTACGGATAATTGGAAGGTCACGGTTTGATTTGATAAGCCAGACATTCCCGTTAAAAGTAATAGAATGTTCAGAATGGAAAAATTCTTAGTTTACACTCCTATCGCAAACTTCCCAGCTGAACTTTACATTTTTAGCATGGATATTAACCGCATAGGTTTGGTTAGATGCAAAAGTTCTTATAAATAATGGTATTAATGGAACAAGTTTTGCACgccttttaagaaaaaaatgttgaagacattttatttaaaagagaaaaataattataatgaagatttttaagtaGTATTTTAAAGCTAGTtgtgaatttattttagttttttatagaACACTGTAGCCGAAAGTTTAAAACTTGGCACTGGCAGGGATCGGTTATTGTTGCTGGGACTTTTGTGcggcatttttttgtttattgtaaTCATAGCGTTAAACAAAAATGCTTCCTAGGGTCAGCGCAATGGCTTAAAGATTATCACTCATACGTACTGTTGTCTGTGATTAAaacttcattttattttacgtGGCGtagattttatttgtgttgtttatacaacaattaacaataacaacaatttaacaatttaatttattaatcaaaAAGTTGCAAAGTTGCAAAGTTGAGCTATACTCGAACTGGCTTACCTATAATAGCGCTATATTTGTCAGAAGCTGGATGTAATTGACAAATGGGAGCGAAAGAAGAATCGCAATTACATAAAGAGTAGGGGGAGTTACCCCCATTAGCGCGCTCTTTATTGCACTGGCAGAAATGTTCGTCCTCAATTGTTATCGGCTCTAACCTTAGGAGGAAACTCATCCAGTATTGTGAATCATTCCTCAATTTAAGTTGAATGGCGGCGAGCTCATCTTGATTCTCGATGACAGCCAAATAAGCTCCTTGTTCCCGACAGAAGACTTCGGCATCAGTCCAAGATATTTTGACATCGTGATAAATGGAAAAGTATCTTTTACCTATTCTCTCAATTACAGTTTTAGACTGCAATAATGCCAGAGTTTCTTTTCGAACTCGTTCCATATTTTTCAGagtttcaaagtttttattttctattcttTCCAGCCTTTCTAGGTTTTCTTTTTGAAAGGTGTTTATATTTGTCTgagtttcttttaaaatttcagcaaGCGTATTTAACTGCTTGTGAAAATAGTGATTTTGATCGATAAATGGCCTTTGAGCGGCCAGGCAGAATGCCCCACATTGATTAGGGGCATCGGTGACAACACATAGTTTGTCCTCATCAGCTGTTTGCACATTTGACCCTCGTCCAATTTTATTCAGCTTCTCCAGAATGTGTGTTTGAGTTGTCTCCAAGAACGCAAGTTTTCCGTTTAAATGGCTATCTTGAATATTCAACTGCTTGCGGAGCTCATTAATGTCCTGTCCATCCAGCTGCCTATAATCCTGAGATCCAGCCATACCGTAAAGATTGCAGGcgggaaaggcgaagaaaataaaaattccgaaattgtacatTTCAAAAACGCTGAACTGCGGACGGCGAATGTTGCCGATGAactgattttaaatatattcgcCGAATTTCTAAGAGCCGGTATTAAATATATTCCCCGAATTTCTAAGAGccgatattaaatatattcgcCGAATTTCTAAGCGTCACttagtacatatgtacattgtacatagtACACCACATCTATGTTACcactgaaataaattattcatatatatatgaacAATAGGGCGGTCCTACTctcaaatttttaaacaaaaatgctTCCTAGGGTCAGCGCAATGGCTTCAAAGATTATCACTCATACGTACTGTTGTCTGTgattaaaactttattttattttacgtgGCGtagattttatttgtgttgtttatacaacaattaacaataacaacaatttaatttattaatcaaaAAGTTACAAAGTTTTTGAGCTATACTCGAACTGGCTTAtgtgtcgtatgagtaattttttatgaaaattttaaGACCGTTTTAAAAGAGCATTTTTAAGGTTTGAAATACATTTGTAGTACCTGCACTAAATGTACTATACTTAAAAgaagatatttatatttattggacCACCCCAATGTactctagtttttttttttcaaacattCGGAGAAATTGATCTTATGGTCTTTGCAGAGaaaggtaataaaaaattgtataaaattttactattatttttaaaattttgtagaaTACATATGATGTCAAAAAGTTAGCCAAGAGGCTGAATTATTATATGTAATAATTCCTCCTCATGTTAGAATTCCTCCTCACTCAGATGAGAAGTAAAAGGAAATGTAGTGTTCAAGAAGTctttaataaaagtaaaaagtataaaagtaTGGTAGTtatgttttttacaaaaagtttaaatcTACTTAAtgcttattaaataattaatttttatttgtttctgtttcttttgttGTGAACAGCTGTTTGGATAACTGGCCGGCTAGGCAAAATCAACAAATCTCTCCCGTGAAAAGCTTTCGTTTGAGTGCTTTGAGCCGTCGTCTTCATACAGGTTGCAGGACCGGAAAAGCGCTCAATTTGAATTCGGTCATGCCACCCACTCACTTCCACAAGCTCGCTCACTCACTCTCTCATTGCGGTTTTTACCGCTCGCCCACGCGTGCGATTTTCCAAGCAGATGCAGCGGCAGAGACAAAAGCGGCGCAGTCGACGTCGTTACTaagttagtttttttttaatgtcccTACTATTTAACCAGggattgtttccgacttttaaaTTGGGATTGCTGcgattatataatatttcaatCTTAAGTTATTTTGAAGCTTCAGTTAAAAGTTCCGGTTAACTACTGGGTTGGTTATTGGAAGTAAAAAGTATGAATGAGGCTATATTAATGCGATTAACTTATAATTTGATAATTTAATAGTACCTAGTTATCAGAATAATAAAaacgaatatttttattttacagctgCATTTGGTAAATTAAATGATCTTCCTTTCATTTTTGATACTTTTGTTGAATAACAAACTCAGTATGGACACGAACCAATTCCAGGACTTTCAGTGGGTGGCAAAGACTCAGGACGCCCACGCAGAATTGAAAATGAAGAGCCGAACTGGTTGAAAGAGAAAAAGAGGTTGCACtcgaaaaatttg
The genomic region above belongs to Drosophila takahashii strain IR98-3 E-12201 chromosome 2L, DtakHiC1v2, whole genome shotgun sequence and contains:
- the LOC108068778 gene encoding uncharacterized protein — protein: MNKQTKEWSRARLCKPKDNLTTEAGKRERFVPSCELEYTPVSMACLMGWEYARIWLRDRDKFVQQRERAVKAKYIKNDFEWWLKLRKTSKKFCKVGA